In the Kitasatospora terrestris genome, one interval contains:
- a CDS encoding ZIP family metal transporter, with translation MTLIGGYVAQRTGDRRHLVLGFAAGLMLGVVAFDLLPEAMAAAPDEVHGVPQALLMFAAGFLLIHIVERAVAIHRSHEDEYAEHTHARGYADGHGHGHARRTREQGIGLTAACALVGHSVMDGFAIGAAFQAGSTVGTVVAIAVVAHDFADGFNTYTITRLYGNNRRRALTLLAADAVAPVTGAAITLLFTIPEQLLGLYLGFFAGFLLYLATSDILPEAHSPHPSRSTLLCTLLGVAFMWVVIGFAG, from the coding sequence ATGACCCTGATCGGCGGCTACGTCGCCCAGCGGACCGGGGACCGCCGCCACCTGGTGCTCGGCTTCGCGGCCGGGCTGATGCTCGGCGTGGTCGCCTTCGACCTGCTCCCGGAGGCCATGGCGGCGGCCCCGGACGAGGTGCACGGCGTCCCGCAGGCGCTGCTGATGTTCGCGGCGGGCTTCCTGCTCATCCACATCGTGGAGCGCGCGGTCGCGATCCACCGCAGCCACGAGGACGAGTACGCCGAGCACACCCACGCCCGGGGCTACGCCGACGGGCACGGCCACGGGCACGCCCGCCGCACCCGTGAGCAGGGCATCGGGCTGACCGCCGCCTGCGCCCTGGTCGGACACAGCGTGATGGACGGCTTCGCGATCGGAGCGGCCTTCCAGGCGGGCAGCACGGTCGGCACGGTGGTGGCGATCGCCGTGGTGGCGCACGACTTCGCGGACGGCTTCAACACGTACACGATCACCCGGCTGTACGGGAACAACCGGCGCCGGGCGCTGACCCTGCTGGCAGCGGACGCGGTGGCGCCGGTGACGGGTGCGGCGATCACCCTGCTGTTCACCATCCCCGAGCAACTGCTCGGGCTCTACCTCGGCTTCTTCGCGGGGTTCCTGCTGTACCTGGCGACCTCCGACATCCTGCCGGAGGCGCACAGCCCGCACCCGTCCCGCTCGACGCTGCTGTGCACGCTGCTCGGGGTCGCCTTCATGTGGGTGGTCATCGGCTTCGCCGGATAG
- a CDS encoding DUF2637 domain-containing protein gives MARPSLTRAHRALLGVVAAGACLISGIGFAGSYNAVRDLAMEKGFGAFSYAFPIGVDAGIVVLLSLDLVLTWLRIPFPLLRQTAWLLTAATIAFNAAASWGDALGMAMHAVIPVLFVVVVEASRHAVGRMAAITADRYMESVRLMRWLLSPVPTFRLWRRMKLWELRSYDETVRLEQNRLVYRAQLRFRYGRGWRRSAPFQALLPLKLAKYGVPLDPSILDRIDGPLALGEQSVAVAAAGELEPGGNPAVPSVSAAVAVPTLAKLAAVRRRDAEDSQTAEQSPVPSQAAQPVANELNVWTARAVRVHAEQQPAEGGHSGRAAGQASPWFKPPRVAQPGQPGQSQAPQPAQQQVPGQRPSGQQGQPGQQNQQAQQGQAGRPAQQPRPMSPAAQAAWRNHAGQNGQNGQNGRGGHEGQGEQDGFAQAVPFHESQGGFPEGPAGQAAEPMRIGPRPIRLEMAVSEPLPFDGTEAAEPGAGSADTDEEWAGQSVGRRGQAEPLDADTCFEALTAYLDSYANQPDQQQFADFLTREWGLAGSRSDGAVSAADVDKIWTKLQNRFVESGRE, from the coding sequence ATGGCACGTCCATCCCTTACCCGCGCTCACCGGGCCCTGCTGGGTGTGGTGGCGGCGGGCGCCTGCCTGATCTCGGGCATCGGCTTCGCCGGCTCGTACAACGCGGTCCGGGACCTGGCGATGGAGAAGGGGTTCGGCGCCTTCTCCTACGCCTTCCCGATCGGCGTCGACGCGGGCATCGTGGTGCTGCTGTCGCTGGACCTGGTGCTGACCTGGCTGCGGATACCGTTCCCGCTGCTGCGGCAGACCGCGTGGCTGCTGACGGCGGCGACGATCGCGTTCAACGCGGCGGCGTCCTGGGGCGATGCGTTGGGCATGGCGATGCACGCCGTGATCCCGGTGCTGTTCGTGGTGGTCGTGGAGGCGTCCCGGCACGCGGTCGGACGGATGGCGGCGATCACGGCCGACCGGTACATGGAGTCGGTGCGTCTGATGCGCTGGCTGCTCTCGCCGGTGCCGACGTTCCGGCTGTGGCGGCGGATGAAGCTGTGGGAGCTGCGGTCGTACGACGAGACCGTCCGGCTGGAGCAGAACCGGCTGGTCTACCGGGCGCAGCTGCGGTTCCGGTACGGACGGGGCTGGCGGCGCTCGGCCCCGTTCCAGGCGCTGCTGCCGCTGAAGCTCGCCAAGTACGGTGTGCCGCTGGACCCGAGCATCCTGGACCGGATCGACGGTCCGCTGGCGCTGGGCGAGCAGTCGGTGGCGGTGGCGGCGGCCGGGGAGCTGGAGCCGGGGGGAAACCCCGCGGTGCCTTCGGTGTCGGCGGCGGTCGCGGTGCCGACTCTGGCGAAGCTGGCGGCGGTGCGGCGGCGGGACGCCGAGGATTCGCAGACGGCCGAGCAGTCGCCGGTGCCTTCGCAGGCCGCCCAGCCGGTCGCGAACGAGCTGAACGTGTGGACCGCGCGCGCGGTGCGCGTGCACGCCGAGCAGCAGCCGGCCGAGGGTGGTCACTCCGGGCGGGCCGCGGGCCAGGCTTCGCCGTGGTTCAAGCCGCCGCGGGTGGCGCAGCCCGGGCAGCCGGGACAGTCCCAGGCCCCGCAGCCGGCGCAGCAGCAGGTGCCCGGCCAGCGCCCGTCCGGCCAGCAGGGTCAGCCCGGTCAGCAGAACCAGCAGGCCCAGCAGGGTCAGGCCGGTCGGCCGGCGCAGCAGCCGCGCCCGATGTCCCCGGCCGCGCAGGCCGCGTGGCGCAACCACGCCGGCCAGAACGGCCAGAACGGCCAGAACGGCCGGGGCGGTCACGAGGGCCAGGGTGAGCAGGACGGGTTCGCCCAGGCGGTGCCGTTCCACGAGTCGCAGGGCGGCTTCCCGGAGGGTCCGGCGGGCCAGGCGGCGGAGCCGATGCGGATCGGTCCGCGTCCGATCCGGCTGGAGATGGCGGTCTCCGAGCCGTTGCCCTTCGACGGGACGGAGGCCGCCGAGCCCGGGGCCGGGTCGGCGGACACGGACGAGGAGTGGGCCGGGCAGTCGGTCGGCCGGCGTGGGCAGGCCGAGCCGCTGGACGCGGACACCTGCTTCGAGGCGCTGACGGCGTACCTCGACTCCTACGCCAACCAGCCCGACCAACAGCAGTTCGCCGACTTCCTGACGCGTGAGTGGGGTCTGGCCGGCTCGCGGTCGGACGGTGCGGTGAGCGCGGCCGACGTCGACAAGATCTGGACGAAGCTGCAGAACCGCTTCGTGGAGTCCGGCCGGGAGTAG
- a CDS encoding YigZ family protein, translating into MYLTIRRSSTHELEIKKSRFICHLSRVADEEQAQAFIAGIRKQYWDARHNCTAFVIGDDQRRERSSDDGEPSGTAGVPMLEVLRRRGVTDTVAVVTRYFGGIKLGAGGLVRAYGSAVSEALDEVGLLERRPVSLLAVAVDHTRAGRLENDLRAAGFAVNALTYEPDGVRVEVGVPEPEVTAFHTWLAEATGGAAQAVAAGRTFVEVPV; encoded by the coding sequence GTGTACCTGACCATCCGGCGTTCCTCCACCCACGAGCTCGAGATCAAGAAGTCGCGGTTCATCTGCCACCTCTCCCGGGTCGCCGACGAGGAGCAGGCGCAGGCGTTCATCGCGGGGATCCGCAAGCAGTACTGGGACGCCCGGCACAACTGCACCGCGTTCGTGATCGGTGACGACCAGCGGCGCGAGCGGTCCAGCGACGACGGGGAGCCGAGCGGTACGGCCGGGGTGCCGATGCTGGAAGTGCTGCGGCGGCGCGGGGTCACGGACACGGTCGCGGTGGTGACCCGTTACTTCGGCGGGATCAAGCTCGGGGCCGGCGGCCTGGTCCGGGCGTACGGCAGCGCGGTGTCCGAGGCGCTGGACGAGGTCGGTCTGCTGGAGCGGCGGCCGGTGTCGCTGCTGGCGGTCGCCGTCGACCACACCAGGGCGGGCCGGCTGGAGAACGACCTGCGGGCGGCCGGTTTCGCGGTGAACGCGCTGACGTACGAGCCGGACGGGGTGCGGGTCGAGGTGGGGGTCCCGGAGCCGGAGGTGACGGCTTTTCACACCTGGCTCGCGGAGGCCACCGGTGGGGCGGCGCAGGCCGTCGCGGCCGGCCGGACCTTCGTCGAGGTGCCGGTCTGA
- a CDS encoding restriction endonuclease, giving the protein MQYSAEDRPDGSATVLQPGFLASVFRDLGAELPEQGRPRHDDDGSAGQEEDVAAHGRAAALTHHRTLTVRAAHEHLADLLRRAALPVSAMDFESQLRSYEPRPFPADADAGGPGAAEDAEPRWADFAPPEPPVVDPDRPASHRLLDSGYQRELAQARLTHQRAVREWRTRRAEAADSGALQARAEHEQAERHRARAVAEYNESLEECRRAYRQAEPAAVESLLERALAAAEGSTRDLPAPCRALFRPLTRTAVLDLDLPPLDLVPALEGYRLGPDGTVDPVPRPQADRASDYLRLAARVALRALQAADAVDTDEVLAGVVLNGWLRRPGADPLCLLSVDADRDALARTRLLPAEPPGPGGPVAADGTDGGEDERGIYADAEHDEALVRLRGLQAVVAPDPYAGDAVEPCGTVGAAVPAAGELSPNEFAHLVRTLLTAGGLADWSVRLRGAAGLVATAEGGPDSALPGRWVVWASRGSVPVGAEEVRTLAEAVREEGVERGLRLTTGRFADEALDLAAGDGFGRIQLVDGPGVQELALTHLGLPLTA; this is encoded by the coding sequence ATGCAGTACTCAGCAGAGGACCGCCCGGACGGATCCGCCACCGTGCTCCAGCCCGGTTTCCTCGCTTCGGTCTTCCGCGACCTGGGTGCCGAGCTGCCGGAGCAGGGCCGACCGCGGCATGACGACGACGGGTCCGCGGGCCAGGAGGAGGACGTGGCCGCGCACGGCCGCGCCGCCGCGCTCACCCACCACCGCACGCTGACCGTCCGGGCCGCGCACGAGCACCTGGCCGACCTGCTGCGGCGGGCGGCCCTCCCGGTGTCCGCGATGGACTTCGAGAGCCAGCTGCGCAGCTACGAGCCGCGCCCGTTCCCGGCCGACGCGGACGCCGGCGGCCCGGGGGCGGCCGAGGACGCCGAGCCGCGGTGGGCGGACTTCGCCCCGCCCGAGCCGCCGGTCGTCGACCCGGACCGGCCCGCCTCGCACCGCCTGCTGGACTCCGGGTACCAGCGCGAGCTGGCCCAGGCCCGGCTGACCCACCAGCGGGCGGTCCGCGAGTGGCGCACCCGCCGGGCGGAGGCCGCCGACAGCGGCGCCCTGCAGGCCAGGGCGGAGCACGAGCAGGCGGAGCGGCACCGGGCCCGGGCGGTGGCGGAGTACAACGAGAGCCTGGAGGAGTGCCGCCGGGCCTACCGGCAGGCCGAACCGGCCGCGGTGGAGTCGCTGCTGGAGCGGGCGCTGGCCGCCGCCGAGGGGTCGACCCGGGACCTCCCGGCGCCGTGCCGGGCGCTGTTCCGGCCGCTCACCCGCACCGCGGTGCTGGACCTGGACCTGCCGCCGCTGGACCTGGTGCCCGCGCTGGAGGGCTACCGGCTCGGTCCGGACGGCACGGTCGATCCGGTGCCGAGGCCGCAGGCCGACCGGGCCTCGGACTACCTGCGGCTGGCCGCCAGGGTGGCGCTGCGCGCGCTCCAGGCCGCCGACGCGGTCGACACCGACGAGGTGCTGGCCGGAGTGGTGCTGAACGGCTGGCTGCGCCGGCCCGGCGCGGACCCGCTGTGCCTGCTCAGCGTGGACGCCGACCGGGACGCGCTGGCCCGGACCAGGCTGCTGCCCGCCGAGCCGCCCGGCCCCGGCGGCCCGGTGGCGGCGGACGGCACGGACGGCGGCGAGGACGAGCGCGGGATCTACGCGGACGCCGAGCACGACGAGGCGCTGGTCCGGTTGCGCGGCCTGCAGGCGGTGGTCGCCCCCGACCCGTACGCGGGCGACGCGGTGGAGCCGTGCGGTACGGTCGGCGCCGCCGTGCCGGCCGCCGGCGAGCTGTCGCCGAACGAGTTCGCGCACCTGGTGCGGACGCTGCTCACCGCGGGCGGCCTGGCGGACTGGAGCGTCCGGCTGCGCGGGGCGGCCGGCCTGGTCGCCACGGCGGAGGGCGGTCCGGACAGTGCGCTGCCCGGCCGCTGGGTGGTGTGGGCGTCGCGGGGGTCGGTGCCGGTCGGCGCGGAGGAGGTGCGCACGCTCGCCGAGGCGGTCCGCGAGGAGGGCGTGGAGCGCGGACTGCGGCTGACCACGGGCCGGTTCGCCGACGAGGCGCTCGACCTGGCGGCCGGCGACGGCTTCGGCCGGATCCAGCTGGTCGACGGCCCGGGCGTCCAGGAGCTCGCCCTGACCCACCTCGGTCTGCCCCTCACCGCCTGA
- a CDS encoding phosphatase PAP2 family protein, whose amino-acid sequence MAIPVALAAVLALISWQVAVDGPLLELDTATRNGVRSLRKALHSIPLNHFGAAFSDLGGSFPAVPVLLGCAGLAAWLAHRAGRPRWWLPLAVAPVAAVLIPLLVVPAKAWFARPGPYGVPLAPEQWGWYPSGHTATSAIAYGTAALLLARVLDPGLVRPVHAGTALVCLGVGAGLVWSDYHWLLDVLASWCLAGLVLWTLAAALRRLDPR is encoded by the coding sequence CGCTGGCCGCGGTGCTCGCGCTGATCTCCTGGCAGGTCGCGGTCGACGGTCCGCTGCTGGAGCTCGACACGGCGACCCGCAACGGTGTCCGGTCGCTGCGCAAGGCCCTGCACAGCATCCCGCTCAACCACTTCGGCGCCGCCTTCTCGGACCTGGGTGGCTCGTTCCCGGCCGTCCCGGTGCTGCTCGGCTGCGCGGGCCTCGCCGCCTGGCTGGCCCACCGCGCCGGCCGCCCCCGCTGGTGGCTGCCGCTGGCCGTCGCGCCGGTGGCCGCGGTGCTGATCCCGCTGCTGGTGGTGCCGGCCAAGGCCTGGTTCGCCCGCCCCGGGCCGTACGGGGTTCCGCTGGCCCCCGAGCAGTGGGGCTGGTACCCGTCGGGGCACACCGCCACCTCGGCGATCGCGTACGGCACGGCGGCGCTGCTGCTGGCCCGGGTGCTCGACCCGGGCCTCGTCCGACCGGTGCACGCCGGGACGGCGCTGGTCTGCCTGGGCGTGGGCGCCGGGCTGGTGTGGAGCGACTACCACTGGCTGCTGGACGTGCTGGCCAGCTGGTGCCTGGCCGGCCTGGTCCTGTGGACGCTCGCCGCCGCCCTGCGCCGCCTCGACCCCCGCTGA
- a CDS encoding MarR family winged helix-turn-helix transcriptional regulator, with protein MTTPPTADTAAELADALTRAMKRIRRRTMHRLEPYGITPGQARALRVLAHAPGCEGRETMRLSELADRLHIAPRSATTVVDALEEAGLVARTPDPADRRAVRLVLTEAGRGAVERIGQVRHEVAQEYFGPVSPAEQDALLRALRAAETAYEAVPGGPDAAR; from the coding sequence ATGACCACCCCGCCGACCGCCGACACCGCCGCGGAGCTGGCCGACGCGCTCACCCGGGCGATGAAGCGGATCCGGCGCCGGACCATGCACCGCCTGGAGCCGTACGGCATCACCCCGGGCCAGGCCCGGGCGCTGCGGGTGCTGGCCCACGCCCCCGGCTGCGAGGGGCGGGAGACCATGCGGCTCAGCGAACTGGCCGACCGGCTGCACATCGCCCCGCGGTCGGCGACCACCGTGGTGGACGCGCTGGAGGAGGCCGGACTGGTCGCCCGCACCCCCGACCCGGCGGACCGGCGGGCCGTCCGGCTGGTGCTGACCGAGGCCGGCCGGGGTGCGGTGGAGCGGATCGGACAGGTGCGCCACGAGGTCGCCCAGGAGTACTTCGGCCCGGTCAGCCCCGCCGAGCAGGACGCGCTGCTGCGGGCACTGCGGGCCGCCGAGACCGCCTACGAGGCCGTTCCCGGCGGGCCGGACGCAGCGCGGTGA
- a CDS encoding DUF6986 family protein, protein MSQAQVSFSSAAREAVEALLSPVDADLARRFPGDSGTRQPVHTVYVPADAFGADTVRGWGDEALAAFDRHAGTPAQLAEALGVPADELLADVHARVRAKLEREPIEDLRIDFEDGYGPRPDAEEDAAAVRVARLVAAAMADGTAPPYIGIRIKCMEAAVRDRGIRTLELFLATLLAEGGPDGGPASDLPSGLVLTLPKVTYAAQVTALVRLLEDFERRAGLPEKRIGFEIQIETTQAILGPDGRATVALMIEAAEGRATGLHYGTFDYSASCGVGAAYQSMDHPVADHAKAVMQVAAAGTGVRLSDGSTNVIPTGPTEQVHAAWKLHHGLVRRSLARAYYQGWDMHPAHLPTRYVAVYAFYREGLAAAAARLAAYVAKAGGDVMDEPATARALSGYLLRGLDCGAVDLAEVTALTGLDRAALDTLAGR, encoded by the coding sequence ATGTCGCAGGCCCAGGTGTCGTTCTCGTCCGCCGCGCGGGAGGCCGTGGAGGCGCTGCTGTCCCCGGTCGACGCCGACCTGGCCCGCCGCTTCCCGGGCGACTCCGGCACCCGGCAGCCGGTGCACACCGTCTACGTGCCGGCCGACGCGTTCGGTGCGGACACCGTCCGCGGCTGGGGTGACGAGGCACTGGCCGCCTTCGACCGGCACGCGGGTACGCCCGCGCAGCTGGCCGAGGCGCTGGGCGTACCGGCGGACGAGCTGCTCGCCGACGTCCACGCGCGGGTCCGGGCCAAGCTGGAGCGGGAGCCGATCGAGGACCTCCGGATCGACTTCGAGGACGGCTACGGCCCCCGGCCGGACGCGGAGGAGGACGCCGCGGCGGTCCGTGTGGCCCGCCTGGTGGCGGCCGCGATGGCGGACGGCACCGCTCCGCCGTACATCGGCATCCGGATCAAGTGCATGGAGGCGGCGGTCCGCGACCGCGGCATCCGCACGCTGGAGCTGTTCCTGGCCACGCTGCTCGCCGAGGGCGGTCCGGACGGCGGCCCGGCGTCCGACCTGCCGTCCGGCCTGGTCCTCACCCTCCCCAAGGTGACGTACGCGGCGCAGGTCACCGCGCTGGTGCGGCTGCTGGAGGACTTCGAGCGCCGGGCCGGCCTGCCGGAGAAGCGGATCGGCTTCGAGATCCAGATCGAGACCACCCAGGCGATCCTCGGGCCGGACGGCCGGGCCACCGTGGCGCTGATGATCGAGGCCGCCGAGGGTCGGGCGACCGGGCTGCACTACGGCACCTTCGACTACAGCGCCTCGTGCGGGGTCGGCGCGGCGTACCAGTCGATGGACCACCCGGTGGCCGACCACGCGAAGGCGGTCATGCAGGTCGCGGCGGCGGGCACGGGGGTGCGGCTGTCGGACGGCTCGACCAACGTGATCCCGACCGGCCCGACCGAGCAGGTCCACGCGGCGTGGAAGCTGCACCACGGTCTGGTCCGCCGCTCGCTGGCGCGCGCGTACTACCAGGGCTGGGACATGCACCCGGCGCACCTGCCGACCCGTTACGTCGCGGTGTACGCCTTCTACCGGGAGGGCCTGGCCGCCGCCGCGGCCCGCCTGGCGGCGTACGTGGCCAAGGCCGGCGGCGACGTGATGGACGAGCCGGCCACCGCCCGCGCGCTGAGCGGCTACCTGCTGCGCGGCCTCGACTGCGGCGCGGTCGACCTCGCCGAGGTGACCGCGCTGACCGGCCTCGACCGCGCGGCGCTCGACACCCTCGCCGGCCGCTGA
- a CDS encoding LysR family transcriptional regulator, with protein MMDLGRLRALHAVAVHGSVGGAAAALGFTPSAVSQQISKLERETRTVLLEKQGRGVVLTDAARHLADTARQVLALVEQAEVTLEEQRGEAVGRLLVASFATAARGLLPGVLAELRGSCPDLDVRLLETDPYLANELVARGEADLAVVQDWTTVPLPVQDGLSRLDLGEDPVDLLLPAGHPLGELAVVPVARLCGQRWISVPPGNICHDWLVRTMREAGEEPDVVHQVGEFETQIALIDAGLGLGLVPRLGRGPLPPGVLARPVVPEPSRRVYALWRTRTSRRPAITAALDALRDHWARRT; from the coding sequence ATGATGGATCTCGGACGGCTCCGCGCGCTGCACGCGGTCGCGGTGCACGGCTCGGTCGGCGGCGCGGCCGCCGCCCTGGGCTTCACCCCCTCCGCCGTCTCCCAGCAGATCTCCAAGCTGGAGCGGGAGACCCGCACCGTGCTGCTGGAGAAGCAGGGCCGCGGCGTGGTGCTGACCGACGCCGCCCGGCACCTCGCCGACACCGCCCGGCAGGTCCTCGCCCTCGTCGAGCAGGCCGAAGTGACCCTGGAGGAGCAGCGCGGCGAGGCGGTCGGCCGGCTGCTGGTCGCCTCCTTCGCCACCGCCGCCCGCGGGCTGCTCCCCGGTGTGCTCGCCGAGCTGCGCGGCAGCTGCCCCGACCTGGACGTCCGGCTGCTGGAGACCGATCCGTACCTGGCCAACGAGCTGGTGGCGCGCGGCGAGGCCGACCTGGCGGTGGTGCAGGACTGGACGACCGTCCCGCTGCCGGTGCAGGACGGGCTCTCCCGGCTCGACCTCGGCGAGGACCCGGTCGACCTGCTGCTGCCCGCCGGCCACCCGCTCGGCGAGCTGGCCGTGGTCCCGGTCGCCCGGCTGTGCGGGCAGCGGTGGATCAGCGTCCCGCCCGGCAACATCTGCCACGACTGGCTGGTGCGCACCATGCGCGAGGCCGGCGAGGAGCCGGACGTGGTCCACCAGGTCGGCGAGTTCGAGACCCAGATCGCGCTGATCGACGCGGGCCTCGGCCTCGGCCTGGTCCCCCGGCTCGGCCGCGGGCCGCTGCCGCCCGGGGTGCTGGCCCGCCCGGTCGTCCCGGAGCCCTCCCGCCGGGTGTACGCGCTGTGGCGGACCCGGACCTCCCGCCGCCCCGCGATCACCGCCGCCCTGGACGCCCTGCGCGACCACTGGGCGCGCCGCACCTGA
- a CDS encoding response regulator transcription factor, protein MRVVLAEDLYLLREGLTRLLEAHGFTIAAAVETGPDLLAALLEHRPEVAVVDVRLPPTFTDEGLQAALAARRQISGLPVLVLSQHVQQLYARELLADGSGGVGYLLKDRVFNADQFIDAVRRVAGGGTAMDPDVIGKLLQSNSRSEPLQRLSKREREVLGLMAEGCSNSAIASRLTVSDGAVAKHIANIFAKLELSSDEDANRRVLAVLAYLNGVPQGSS, encoded by the coding sequence GTGCGCGTTGTCCTCGCCGAGGATCTCTACCTTCTCCGCGAAGGGCTGACGCGGCTCCTGGAGGCGCACGGATTCACCATCGCGGCTGCGGTGGAGACGGGCCCGGACCTGCTGGCGGCTCTGTTGGAGCACCGGCCGGAGGTGGCGGTCGTGGACGTGCGGCTGCCTCCGACGTTCACCGACGAGGGGCTGCAGGCGGCGCTGGCGGCGCGGCGGCAGATCTCGGGGCTTCCGGTCCTGGTGCTCTCCCAGCACGTGCAGCAGCTCTACGCGCGGGAGTTGCTGGCGGACGGGTCGGGCGGCGTGGGCTACTTGCTGAAGGACCGGGTGTTCAACGCGGACCAGTTCATCGATGCGGTCCGTCGCGTCGCGGGCGGCGGTACGGCGATGGACCCGGACGTGATCGGCAAGCTGTTGCAGAGCAATTCGCGGTCCGAGCCGTTGCAGCGGCTGTCGAAGCGGGAGCGGGAGGTGCTGGGGCTGATGGCGGAGGGCTGTTCCAACTCGGCCATCGCGAGCCGGCTGACGGTCAGTGACGGTGCGGTCGCCAAGCACATCGCCAACATCTTCGCGAAGTTGGAGCTGTCTTCCGACGAGGACGCGAACCGCCGGGTGCTGGCAGTGCTGGCCTACCTGAACGGTGTGCCGCAGGGTTCGAGCTGA
- a CDS encoding EamA family transporter, with protein sequence MSPRHIALAVLVAAVWGLNFVLIHVGLEAFPPLLFCALRFAVVAVPAVFLVGRPRVAWRWILAVGLVLGVVKFGLLFLGMHAGMPAGLSSLVLQSQAVFTALFAAVLLRERPGGRRLAGLAVAFAGIGLAAVDRGVGGPIGAFALVVASAVFWGLANVLTRKAAPEDALRWMVWVSVVPPLPLLGLSLLVEGARADLAALASIGWPGVGAILYVGLVSTLFGFVAWSHLLRRYDASAVAPYSLLVPVFGMSSSWLLLGERFSALAGAAAVLVIAGIGLTALRPARRERPRRRSRRPAVPAAARPARRG encoded by the coding sequence ATGAGTCCGCGTCACATCGCCCTGGCCGTGCTGGTCGCCGCCGTCTGGGGCCTGAACTTCGTGCTGATCCACGTCGGACTGGAGGCCTTCCCGCCGCTGCTGTTCTGCGCCCTGCGCTTCGCGGTGGTCGCGGTGCCGGCGGTGTTCCTGGTCGGCCGGCCCCGGGTCGCGTGGAGGTGGATCCTGGCGGTCGGCCTGGTGCTCGGCGTGGTCAAGTTCGGCCTGCTGTTCCTCGGGATGCACGCCGGGATGCCGGCCGGGCTCTCCTCCCTGGTGCTGCAGAGCCAGGCGGTCTTCACGGCGCTGTTCGCCGCGGTGCTGCTGCGCGAGCGGCCGGGCGGGCGGCGGCTGGCCGGCCTGGCCGTGGCCTTCGCGGGCATCGGCCTGGCCGCGGTCGACCGCGGGGTGGGCGGACCGATCGGGGCGTTCGCGTTGGTGGTCGCCTCGGCGGTGTTCTGGGGCCTGGCCAACGTGCTCACCCGCAAGGCCGCGCCGGAGGACGCGCTGCGCTGGATGGTCTGGGTGAGCGTGGTGCCGCCGCTGCCGCTGCTCGGCCTGTCGCTGCTGGTCGAGGGCGCGCGGGCGGACCTGGCGGCGCTCGCCTCGATCGGCTGGCCGGGCGTCGGCGCGATCCTCTACGTCGGACTGGTCTCCACGCTGTTCGGCTTCGTCGCCTGGAGCCACCTGCTACGCCGCTACGACGCCTCGGCGGTCGCCCCGTACTCGCTGCTGGTGCCGGTGTTCGGGATGTCCTCGTCCTGGCTGCTGCTCGGCGAGCGGTTCAGCGCCCTGGCCGGGGCGGCCGCGGTGCTGGTGATCGCCGGCATCGGGCTCACCGCGCTGCGTCCGGCCCGCCGGGAACGGCCTCGTAGGCGGTCTCGGCGGCCCGCAGTGCCCGCAGCAGCGCGTCCTGCTCGGCGGGGCTGA
- a CDS encoding DUF6278 family protein, which yields MGMGFLGRWRARRTAAGQDGQDGQNGRADRAGRFEAADRDDGDDREAGSTGPGAEERERGMAELFAECGLLRELAWDAGVRLDDSVESLTALDQLLPRWRDDPVVSEWLGNDVGLYLGSVLHREVAGSRWRLDERERPLLVLPTGAEVDVTAVGRGWAEQGSPQLATAYLALANG from the coding sequence ATGGGCATGGGATTCCTGGGGCGATGGCGGGCCCGGCGCACCGCCGCCGGGCAGGACGGGCAGGACGGGCAGAACGGCCGTGCCGACCGCGCCGGCCGGTTCGAGGCGGCCGATCGGGACGACGGGGACGACCGGGAGGCGGGGTCGACCGGCCCCGGCGCGGAGGAGCGCGAGCGGGGCATGGCGGAGCTGTTCGCCGAGTGCGGCCTGCTGCGCGAGCTGGCGTGGGACGCGGGGGTGCGGCTCGACGACAGCGTCGAGTCGTTGACCGCCCTGGACCAGCTGCTGCCGCGCTGGCGGGACGACCCGGTGGTCTCCGAGTGGCTGGGCAACGACGTCGGCCTCTACCTTGGGTCGGTGCTGCACCGGGAGGTGGCCGGGTCGCGCTGGCGGCTCGACGAACGGGAACGTCCGCTGCTGGTGCTGCCCACCGGCGCGGAGGTCGACGTCACCGCGGTGGGCCGCGGCTGGGCCGAGCAGGGCAGTCCGCAGCTCGCCACCGCCTACCTCGCTCTGGCCAACGGCTGA